In a genomic window of Babylonia areolata isolate BAREFJ2019XMU chromosome 3, ASM4173473v1, whole genome shotgun sequence:
- the LOC143280368 gene encoding uncharacterized protein LOC143280368 has protein sequence MGSPKEAAPYCMKGRDPQGVECTPWLKESDVERDLGVLVDKDLSFKNHVGHTTAKANRTLGIFRGTFDHLTPKTFVSLYKSLVRPALEYSHSVWQPRHRTLCTDLEDVQRQATRLIGSLKELPYPEHLASLKLPSLKHRRKRGDMIDVYKYVHRIYDTDRPVLHLFQGRDTRWNSLKLAKGH, from the coding sequence ATGGGCAGTCCAAAGGAAGCAGCCCCCTACTGCATGAAGGGACGGGACCCCCAGGGAGTGGAGTGCACTCCTTGGCTGAAGGAGAGTGACGTCGAGAGAGACCTGGGTGTGTTGGTGGACAAAGACCTGAGCTTCAAGAACCACGTGGGACACACAACAGCAAAAGCCAACAGAACCCTAGGCATATTCAGAGGAACCTTCGACCATCTTACGCCAAAAACCTTTGTTTCACTCTACAAGTCCCTGGTGAGACCAGCCCTGGAGTATAGCCACTCAGTTTGGCAGCCAAGACACAGGACACTCTGCACTGACCTAGAAGATGTTCAAAGACAAGCAACCCGCCTGATAGGTTCCCTGAAGGAGCTCCCCTACCCAGAACATCTTGCTAGCCTGAAACTACCTAGCTTGAAGCATCGTCGTAAAAGAGGTGACATGATTGATGTATACAAATACGTCCACAGAATTTATGACACAGATCGACCAGTGCTCCACCTCTTCCAAGGCAGGGATACCCGGTGGAATAGCCTTAAGCTGGCCAAGGGACACTGA